The following are from one region of the Paenalkalicoccus suaedae genome:
- a CDS encoding RNA polymerase sigma factor → MTDEELITLALDDNEDALKSLHERYFDVIYNYVYLQTRNHHDTEEVVQDCFCKMAFNLHSFDNKSTFKTWFFTICRHTLLDFHRKKKKKSAAPTTGLYTNIASNSRSAEDEAFRHKSPVIDAIYVLKKDYQDVLLLRFVQDLSLAETAEVIGKSVFAVKSLQKRAVKKLLTIVNERVEDYGE, encoded by the coding sequence ATGACAGATGAAGAGCTCATTACACTTGCCCTCGATGACAACGAGGACGCATTAAAAAGCCTCCATGAGAGGTACTTTGATGTGATATACAACTACGTCTACCTACAAACGCGAAATCACCACGACACCGAGGAAGTCGTGCAGGATTGCTTCTGTAAAATGGCCTTTAATTTGCATTCCTTCGATAATAAATCTACCTTCAAAACGTGGTTTTTCACGATATGTCGGCACACATTACTCGATTTTCATCGTAAGAAAAAGAAGAAAAGCGCTGCACCAACGACGGGGTTATATACCAATATCGCGTCTAATTCGCGGTCGGCGGAGGATGAAGCGTTCCGACATAAAAGCCCCGTGATCGATGCCATCTATGTATTGAAAAAGGACTATCAGGACGTGTTGCTACTTAGATTTGTGCAGGATTTGAGCTTGGCAGAAACCGCGGAAGTCATTGGGAAATCCGTATTTGCGGTCAAATCCCTGCAAAAGCGCGCCGTCAAAAAACTACTGACAATCGTCAACGAAAGGGTGGAGGACTATGGAGAATGA